From a single Desulfonatronum thioautotrophicum genomic region:
- a CDS encoding phosphoribosylanthranilate isomerase — protein MAEPLLRNDGRGRSPLVKVCGLRRPEDVLLCEELGVQWTGFIFYPPSPRNVIPDHVASLPRSRALRVGVFVLQPAEEVREIMNRAELDLAQLHGGQDQRFCEQIGPDRVIKVFWPRRHPDLTALEKEMAAFTSSCRALLVDAGTSVGGHGVSLDFPALARLNFPRPWLLAGGLGPENIQEALHACRPWGVDLNSGVEETPGQKSPEMLRQVMQRIMATPNPVPESKSKSKS, from the coding sequence ATGGCTGAACCGCTTCTCCGAAACGATGGGCGCGGCAGAAGCCCCCTGGTCAAGGTCTGCGGCCTGCGCCGTCCCGAGGATGTCCTGCTCTGCGAGGAACTGGGGGTGCAGTGGACCGGCTTCATCTTCTATCCGCCCAGCCCCAGGAACGTGATCCCGGATCACGTCGCCTCCCTGCCCCGGAGCCGGGCCCTGCGGGTCGGCGTGTTCGTGCTCCAGCCAGCGGAAGAGGTCCGGGAAATCATGAACCGGGCCGAGCTGGACCTGGCCCAGCTTCACGGCGGTCAGGACCAACGCTTCTGCGAGCAGATCGGCCCGGACCGCGTGATCAAGGTCTTCTGGCCCCGGCGCCATCCAGACCTCACGGCCCTGGAAAAGGAAATGGCCGCCTTTACATCATCCTGCCGAGCGCTCCTTGTGGACGCGGGAACCTCTGTGGGCGGTCACGGGGTCAGCCTGGATTTCCCGGCCCTGGCCCGATTGAACTTCCCCCGGCCCTGGCTCCTGGCCGGGGGCCTGGGACCGGAAAACATCCAGGAGGCCCTGCACGCCTGCCGCCCCTGGGGCGTGGATCTCAATTCCGGAGTGGAGGAAACTCCGGGACAAAAAAGCCCCGAGATGCTACGTCAAGTCATGCAACGCATCATGGCCACTCCCAACCCGGTGCCCGAATCGAAATCGAAATCGAAATCGTGA
- a CDS encoding indole-3-glycerol phosphate synthase TrpC, which translates to MLERFRQAKQAEIQALLAQESKRQLPPPFSGPRPSLIQALREQAPGAVIAEYKRASPSRGLINARWTPSQAAAGYARAGAAALSVLTEETYFQGSLDFLKVMAEPGLPLLRKDFLLHPVQVRRTAATPAAALLLIARMLSKNELESMLATCRKYALEAVVEVFDRADLDKAQAAGATLIQVNNRDLDRLTTDLRISQDLIRFQSQGEVWISASGMNSAEDMARMRDAGYHGLLIGSRLMQEHDPGQTLAELLRAMPKEPIHG; encoded by the coding sequence ATGCTTGAACGATTTCGCCAGGCCAAACAGGCCGAAATCCAGGCCCTGCTGGCCCAGGAAAGCAAGAGACAACTGCCGCCCCCCTTCTCCGGACCGCGCCCGTCCCTGATCCAGGCCTTGCGGGAGCAAGCCCCAGGCGCGGTGATCGCGGAGTACAAACGGGCCTCACCCAGTCGGGGGCTGATCAATGCCCGTTGGACGCCCAGCCAGGCCGCCGCGGGATATGCCCGGGCCGGAGCCGCGGCCCTGTCCGTGCTCACCGAGGAAACCTATTTCCAGGGCAGCCTGGACTTTCTTAAGGTGATGGCCGAACCCGGTCTGCCCCTGCTGCGCAAGGACTTCCTCCTGCATCCCGTGCAGGTCCGCCGGACCGCGGCCACCCCGGCCGCGGCCCTGCTGCTCATCGCCCGGATGCTCTCCAAAAACGAGTTGGAGTCAATGCTTGCCACATGCCGGAAATATGCCCTGGAAGCCGTGGTGGAGGTCTTTGACCGCGCCGATCTGGACAAGGCCCAGGCCGCGGGCGCAACCCTGATTCAGGTCAACAACCGCGACCTGGACCGATTGACCACGGACCTGCGCATTTCCCAGGACCTGATTCGCTTCCAGAGCCAGGGAGAAGTATGGATCAGCGCCAGCGGCATGAATTCGGCTGAGGACATGGCCCGGATGCGGGATGCCGGATATCACGGCCTGCTCATCGGCTCCCGGCTGATGCAGGAGCACGACCCCGGCCAGACCCTGGCGGAACTGCTCCGGGCCATGCCCAAGGAGCCAATCCATGGCTGA